One genomic segment of Manis javanica isolate MJ-LG chromosome 7, MJ_LKY, whole genome shotgun sequence includes these proteins:
- the FRAT1 gene encoding proto-oncogene FRAT1 produces the protein MPCRREEEEEAGEEAEEEEEDGGFLLLEQSVTLGGSCEVDRLVAQIGETLQLDAAQDSPASQGAPSVPPLRPPRPPAAVRADKARTPALPLLLPPAPAEAVGPAPPGALRCALGDRGRVRGRAAPYFVAELAAGPSALSPLPPQPGLDRPLGADKRGAPQPLSGPCRRGWLRGAAASRRLPQRRGPQPEARTGDDDPHRLLQQLVLSGNLIKEAVRRLHSRRLQLQAKLPQCPLLGPASAPVQEPPSPHSPRAACSDPGPSGSEAQLRTGDGVLVPSS, from the coding sequence ATGCCGTGccggagggaggaggaagaggaagccgGCGAGGAAgcggaggaagaggaggaggacggCGGCTTCCTCCTGCTGGAGCAGTCGGTGACGCTGGGCGGCTCGTGCGAGGTGGACCGGCTGGTGGCCCAGATCGGCGAGACGCTGCAGCTGGACGCGGCTCAAGATAGCCCGGCCTCCCAGGGCGCGCCCTCGGTGCCGCCGCTGCGGCCCCCGCGACCCCCGGCGGCGGTGCGGGCAGACAAGGCCCGAACTCCGGCGTTGCCGCTGCTTCTGCCGCCCGCGCCGGCCGAGGCGGTGGGTCCGGCGCCCCCGGGGGCCCTGCGCTGCGCCCTGGGGGACCGCGGCCGCGTGCGGGGCCGGGCTGCGCCCTACTTTGTGGCCGAGCTCGCTGCAGGCCCCAGCGCGTTGTCCCCACTGCCCCCTCAGCCCGGCCTTGACAGGCCTTTGGGAGCCGACAAGAGGGGTGCCCCGCAGCCGCTATCTGGTCCGTGTCGGCGAGGATGGCTGCGGGGCGCCGCCGCCTCCCGCCGCCTGCCGCAACGACGTGGACCCCAGCCCGAAGCCCGCACCGGCGACGACGACCCGCACCGGCTCCTGCAGCAGCTAGTGCTCTCGGGGAACCTCATCAAGGAGGCGGTGCGGAGACTTCATTCGCGACGGCTGCAGTTACAGGCAAAGCTTCCCCAGTGCCCGCTCCTAGGGCCTGCGTCGGCCCCGGTGCAGGAGCCCCCTTCGCCCCACAGCCCTCGCGCGGCCTGCAGCGACCCTGGCCCGTCCGGGAGTGAGGCGCAGCTCAGAACTGGCGACGGCGTACTTGTCCCCAGCAGCTAA